The following proteins are co-located in the Sulfurospirillum deleyianum DSM 6946 genome:
- a CDS encoding FKBP-type peptidyl-prolyl cis-trans isomerase, translated as MLICDNQVVSIHYELTSVDNGEVLDSNLNAAPLSFIVGKGQIIPGLEEKIKELKAGDNANIHVAAADAYGEYDENAVQTLPKEQFAGLELHVGMTLYGQGEHGETVQVVVKNFNDENVEIDFNHPLAGKDLLFAINVLEVRDATSDELINGYVGSSHGGCGCGSGDSCHTTNDDEDACCGGESHSHGGGCCGSH; from the coding sequence ATGTTGATTTGCGATAATCAAGTCGTTTCAATTCATTATGAACTTACGAGTGTTGATAATGGTGAAGTTTTAGATAGTAATTTAAACGCTGCACCACTCTCTTTTATTGTTGGAAAAGGTCAAATCATTCCAGGATTAGAAGAAAAAATTAAAGAACTCAAAGCAGGAGATAATGCAAATATTCATGTTGCAGCAGCTGATGCTTATGGTGAGTATGATGAAAATGCTGTTCAAACTTTGCCTAAAGAGCAATTTGCTGGACTTGAACTACACGTAGGTATGACACTTTATGGTCAAGGCGAACATGGCGAGACTGTTCAAGTTGTTGTCAAAAATTTCAATGATGAAAATGTTGAAATAGATTTTAATCATCCGTTAGCAGGTAAAGATCTTTTATTTGCTATTAATGTTCTTGAAGTCAGAGATGCGACATCAGATGAGTTAATAAATGGATATGTTGGCAGTAGCCATGGTGGTTGTGGATGCGGATCAGGTGACAGTTGTCACACTACAAACGATGATGAAGATGCATGCTGCGGCGGTGAAAGTCACTCTCATGGTGGCGGATGTTGTGGATCACACTAA
- the atpG gene encoding ATP synthase F1 subunit gamma, whose translation MANLKEIKRKIKSVQNTQKTTRAMKLVSTAKLKRAEMAAKQSRLYAIKINEVLSEIAYKINQHKNGAVESRFFDNNQTPRIVDVVFVTADKGLCGGFNVQTIKAVRHLLAEYSAQNITVRLRAVGRKGIAFFNFQGIELLSTYAGVSSSPSYEKAQEIIKSAIDDFIDGKTDKVILVHNGYKNMISQELKIVDIVPVASPIEAKETSSLMEVEPEANGEEILDSLIQKYFEYNMYYALIDSLAAEHSARMQAMENATNNAKERVGVLTLAYNKARQESITTELIEIISGVESMK comes from the coding sequence ATGGCAAACCTTAAAGAGATAAAAAGAAAAATCAAGAGTGTTCAAAACACTCAAAAAACGACACGAGCTATGAAACTCGTTTCAACTGCAAAGTTGAAACGAGCTGAAATGGCAGCAAAGCAATCTCGCTTGTATGCGATTAAAATTAATGAAGTGCTTTCAGAGATTGCTTATAAAATAAATCAGCATAAAAATGGTGCAGTTGAGAGTCGTTTTTTTGATAATAATCAAACACCACGTATTGTTGATGTTGTTTTTGTAACAGCAGACAAAGGGTTGTGTGGTGGTTTTAATGTTCAAACCATTAAAGCAGTGCGTCATCTATTGGCTGAGTATTCTGCCCAAAATATTACGGTTCGATTGCGTGCAGTTGGACGTAAAGGTATCGCATTTTTTAATTTCCAAGGTATTGAACTTCTGAGCACTTATGCTGGAGTGAGTTCTAGCCCTAGTTATGAAAAAGCACAAGAAATTATTAAAAGTGCCATTGACGATTTTATTGATGGAAAAACTGATAAAGTTATTCTTGTACACAATGGGTATAAAAATATGATTTCTCAAGAGTTGAAAATCGTAGATATTGTACCTGTTGCATCACCGATTGAGGCAAAAGAGACAAGTTCTTTAATGGAAGTTGAACCAGAAGCTAATGGTGAAGAGATTTTGGATTCTTTAATTCAAAAGTATTTTGAGTACAACATGTATTATGCCTTGATTGATTCATTGGCTGCTGAGCATAGTGCAAGAATGCAAGCCATGGAAAATGCAACCAATAATGCGAAAGAGCGTGTGGGTGTTCTTACACTCGCATATAATAAAGCAAGACAAGAGTCTATTACTACTGAGCTCATTGAGATTATCAGTGGTGTAGAGTCTATGAAATAA
- a CDS encoding 5'-methylthioadenosine/adenosylhomocysteine nucleosidase: MKIAIMGAMVEEITPLLDFFGTYETLEFAKNRYYTTTYKGMELVIAYSKIGKVNASLTATTLIEKFGAEQLLFSGVAGALNPNLRIGDVLVATALAQHDLDITAFGHPHGYVPEGSVYVDTDASLRALAHKVAKAQNIILQEGIIATGDQFICDGVKKEWIHTTFKADATEMEGASVAVVCDALKIPFCVLRAISDAADMDAGFSFDEFLVSSAKESAQFIIAMLDELADA; the protein is encoded by the coding sequence ATGAAAATAGCCATTATGGGTGCCATGGTCGAAGAGATCACACCACTCTTAGATTTTTTTGGAACGTACGAAACACTAGAGTTTGCGAAAAATCGTTATTACACGACAACCTATAAAGGGATGGAGTTAGTGATTGCGTACAGTAAAATTGGTAAGGTAAATGCGAGTTTGACCGCAACAACCCTCATTGAAAAATTTGGGGCAGAACAACTGCTCTTCTCAGGTGTTGCAGGTGCGCTAAATCCAAATTTACGCATCGGTGATGTCCTTGTTGCAACGGCTTTAGCCCAGCATGATTTAGATATTACCGCTTTTGGGCATCCGCATGGGTATGTGCCTGAGGGGTCTGTGTATGTTGACACCGATGCGTCGCTTCGAGCTTTAGCGCATAAAGTAGCCAAGGCACAAAATATCATTTTGCAAGAGGGCATTATTGCCACGGGAGATCAGTTTATTTGCGATGGCGTCAAAAAAGAGTGGATTCATACGACGTTTAAGGCAGATGCGACTGAAATGGAAGGTGCATCAGTTGCTGTTGTGTGTGATGCGCTAAAGATTCCTTTTTGTGTGCTTCGTGCGATTAGTGATGCAGCGGACATGGATGCAGGTTTTAGCTTTGATGAGTTTTTAGTAAGCTCAGCTAAAGAGAGTGCGCAGTTTATTATTGCCATGTTGGATGAATTGGCAGATGCTTAA
- the atpC gene encoding ATP synthase F1 subunit epsilon: MNTLKLEIVTPEGQIFTNDVKGVTLPGKEGEFGVLPNHASIVALLQAGIIDIELKDGNHDVVAINWGHVKVDENSVTILADGAVSIGGTSESEVAKSLEAAKELLKSISDSDVAIAMATAKIESAAKLKKF, encoded by the coding sequence ATGAATACACTTAAATTGGAGATTGTCACTCCAGAGGGTCAAATTTTTACCAACGATGTCAAAGGTGTTACACTTCCTGGGAAAGAGGGTGAGTTTGGAGTACTTCCAAACCATGCCTCTATTGTAGCATTGTTGCAAGCAGGTATTATTGACATTGAACTTAAAGATGGAAATCACGATGTCGTTGCCATTAATTGGGGACATGTGAAAGTTGATGAGAACTCTGTCACTATTTTAGCCGATGGAGCAGTTTCTATTGGTGGGACAAGTGAAAGTGAAGTTGCTAAATCTTTAGAAGCTGCAAAAGAGCTTTTGAAAAGTATTAGTGATTCTGATGTTGCAATTGCAATGGCAACAGCAAAAATTGAATCTGCTGCTAAATTGAAAAAGTTTTAA
- a CDS encoding tetratricopeptide repeat protein gives MKKKFFLFSVALLPIVALSSEPSVYGTIDSNGISSKSVPSQEVQTLPQNGESVHSSPIRYREPEKSSSTNVSSEDYEGVRSVLQSYETKIAKQDERMRQMEDEIIKLREYVEESRKIQLENQEKVKSVVGELGTLIDSINKSYVPKEKFEQLENELKQNKNAISKQKSSAVDEKKTEKESTPSVTSKQDLSSKDSASLMKEADTFFENKSYTNAEPLYKELLNRNYKPAKVNFNLGEIAYSKKSYASAIEYYKTSISLFDKAAYIPTLLYHTGTSFEKLGKAKEAQGFYKALKANYPTSPEAKKVK, from the coding sequence ATGAAAAAAAAGTTTTTCTTATTTTCGGTAGCGCTACTTCCAATAGTAGCGTTATCTTCTGAACCTTCTGTTTACGGTACTATTGATAGCAATGGTATTTCTTCTAAAAGTGTTCCTTCTCAAGAAGTTCAAACTCTTCCACAAAATGGAGAGTCAGTTCATTCATCACCAATACGTTATAGAGAGCCTGAAAAAAGTTCAAGTACTAATGTTTCTTCTGAAGATTATGAAGGTGTTCGATCTGTTTTACAAAGTTATGAAACAAAAATTGCAAAACAAGATGAACGTATGCGACAGATGGAAGATGAGATTATTAAATTGCGTGAGTATGTTGAAGAAAGCCGAAAAATTCAACTTGAAAATCAAGAAAAAGTTAAGTCAGTAGTTGGCGAACTAGGTACGCTCATCGATTCTATTAATAAGAGTTATGTTCCAAAAGAAAAATTTGAACAGCTTGAAAATGAGTTAAAGCAGAATAAAAATGCCATTTCTAAGCAAAAATCGTCTGCGGTAGATGAAAAAAAGACAGAAAAAGAGTCTACACCTAGTGTGACTTCAAAGCAAGATTTGAGTTCTAAAGATAGTGCTAGCTTAATGAAAGAAGCAGATACCTTTTTTGAAAACAAATCTTATACCAATGCAGAACCTTTATACAAAGAGTTATTAAACCGCAATTATAAACCTGCAAAAGTAAATTTTAATTTGGGTGAGATTGCCTATAGTAAAAAATCGTATGCTTCGGCGATTGAATATTATAAGACAAGTATTTCCTTATTTGATAAAGCAGCATATATTCCAACGCTCTTATACCATACAGGAACTTCTTTTGAAAAACTTGGAAAAGCTAAGGAAGCACAAGGTTTTTATAAGGCATTGAAAGCAAATTATCCTACATCTCCTGAGGCTAAAAAAGTCAAATAA
- a CDS encoding ExbD/TolR family protein, which yields MHSQLDEVPELNITPLVDIMLVLLAILMVTTPALVYEEVIKLPDGSKSSVVNKLPELEIRITKDRKVYLKNDSFMLSEFADSFMMQKSKYPLKSIVYIKADEGLSYKDVMFVLKTVKQSGFTNISLETNG from the coding sequence ATGCATAGTCAATTAGATGAAGTACCAGAACTAAATATTACGCCCTTAGTTGATATTATGTTGGTACTTCTTGCAATTTTGATGGTAACTACACCCGCTTTAGTTTATGAAGAGGTGATTAAGCTTCCTGATGGAAGTAAATCATCTGTTGTAAATAAATTACCAGAATTAGAAATTAGAATTACGAAAGATAGAAAAGTTTATTTAAAAAATGACAGTTTTATGTTATCGGAGTTCGCTGATAGTTTTATGATGCAAAAAAGTAAATATCCTTTAAAAAGTATTGTTTATATTAAAGCTGATGAGGGACTTTCGTATAAAGATGTTATGTTTGTACTTAAAACTGTTAAACAATCTGGTTTTACTAATATTTCATTAGAAACGAATGGATAG
- a CDS encoding MotA/TolQ/ExbB proton channel family protein, protein MSFLDLVINFAARSGFVTWFIMIWLSTYFIITFGILFGRHLYLNHWLSVEKSSLESMLMGAKNVRDDSILRKCSSVSGTSEKLLNVCKNVAEKNATSALWMLSIIASTAPFIGLFGTVVSILETFSGLGQSGSASLGVIAPAISEALVATAAGIFVAIPAYSANLFLRRKAYEVIVYVQREVDILLSANETKRDN, encoded by the coding sequence ATGTCATTTCTTGATTTGGTGATTAATTTTGCCGCTCGAAGCGGTTTTGTTACATGGTTTATTATGATTTGGTTGTCTACTTATTTTATCATTACATTTGGGATACTATTTGGTAGGCACCTTTATTTAAATCATTGGCTTTCTGTTGAGAAGAGTTCTCTTGAATCGATGTTGATGGGTGCAAAAAATGTACGTGATGATTCGATTTTAAGAAAATGCTCTAGTGTTTCAGGAACATCTGAAAAATTGCTTAATGTTTGTAAAAATGTAGCTGAGAAAAATGCAACAAGTGCGTTATGGATGCTCTCAATTATTGCTTCAACAGCTCCTTTTATTGGTCTTTTTGGTACGGTTGTCTCTATCTTAGAAACTTTTAGTGGACTTGGACAATCAGGAAGCGCTTCTTTAGGTGTCATTGCTCCTGCCATTAGTGAAGCTTTAGTTGCGACAGCAGCAGGTATTTTTGTTGCTATTCCAGCGTATAGTGCAAACTTATTTTTGCGACGTAAGGCATATGAAGTGATTGTTTATGTGCAAAGAGAGGTTGATATTTTACTCTCAGCCAATGAAACAAAAAGAGATAATTAA
- a CDS encoding energy transducer TonB, with protein MSSVNKYASLGWTLSILLYIFILIFFGYMLSHEKQTLKNYTSNKDPMNVSLVERTKNNSEKLKEERKKEEIKKPVEKPSEKPKSEEKKVASSPKEAVKSQSLRGLFEDINTSKLKPEAKEQKKNQTQPTRIKPNKEETKEKSENVASKIANSLNFAEEKHLIDSKKSGEYDPFIGKVQEILEENWQKTVDTENGNVAKVIIKVSNQGVFSYKIVSLSYNNDFNTKLKEFLKSMESEEFPKYDKGELFELPVEFKDMKE; from the coding sequence GTGTCAAGCGTTAATAAATATGCCTCCTTAGGGTGGACATTGTCCATCCTCCTTTATATTTTTATTCTTATTTTTTTTGGCTATATGTTAAGCCATGAGAAACAGACACTTAAAAATTATACTTCAAACAAAGATCCAATGAATGTCTCTTTAGTAGAAAGAACAAAAAATAACTCTGAAAAATTAAAAGAAGAGAGAAAAAAAGAAGAGATCAAAAAACCTGTTGAAAAACCTTCAGAAAAACCGAAAAGTGAAGAAAAGAAAGTTGCTTCATCTCCAAAAGAAGCAGTTAAAAGTCAATCTTTAAGAGGTTTATTTGAAGATATTAATACTTCTAAATTGAAACCAGAAGCAAAAGAGCAGAAAAAAAATCAAACACAACCAACACGTATTAAGCCAAATAAAGAAGAGACAAAAGAAAAGAGCGAGAATGTTGCTTCTAAAATCGCCAATTCTTTAAATTTTGCAGAAGAAAAGCATTTGATTGATAGTAAAAAAAGTGGTGAGTATGATCCTTTTATTGGTAAGGTACAAGAAATTTTAGAAGAAAATTGGCAAAAAACAGTTGATACTGAAAATGGAAATGTTGCTAAAGTAATTATCAAAGTAAGTAATCAAGGTGTTTTCAGTTATAAAATAGTTTCATTGTCGTATAACAATGATTTTAATACAAAATTAAAAGAGTTCTTAAAAAGCATGGAAAGTGAAGAATTTCCAAAATATGACAAAGGTGAGCTTTTTGAGTTACCTGTTGAATTTAAAGATATGAAGGAGTAA
- the fabD gene encoding ACP S-malonyltransferase, translated as MNKTLFIFPGQGSQKVGMGKDFYDNSSLAKEMVEKASERIHVDFTKLLFEENDQLEQTEYTQPAILLVSLIAHRLFTETCKTLPVSVLGHSLGEFSALSATGAMDYLDAVELVHQRGLLMKKACEGINAGMMALLGLDDARVEEITCKERELGKKVWAANYNGDGQIVIAGNKDDLSSLEPLFKEAGAKKAVLLPMSVASHCPLLSSAQANLEGYLEKWLKDDFAMPVISNVTAKAYQSKEEAKRLLSEQLISPVKYKQSILHVESSTDMFIEFGGSVLKGLNKRISQKPTHSIVDMKSLEEVLALF; from the coding sequence ATGAATAAAACACTGTTTATATTTCCTGGTCAAGGCAGCCAAAAAGTTGGCATGGGGAAGGATTTTTATGACAACAGTTCACTTGCAAAAGAGATGGTTGAGAAAGCAAGTGAGCGCATTCATGTTGATTTTACAAAACTTCTTTTTGAAGAAAATGACCAATTAGAACAAACCGAATACACGCAACCTGCCATTTTGCTTGTCAGCCTCATTGCACATCGTCTTTTTACAGAAACGTGCAAAACGCTTCCTGTATCTGTTCTAGGACACTCTTTGGGTGAGTTCTCAGCACTCAGTGCAACAGGTGCTATGGACTACTTAGACGCTGTTGAATTAGTCCATCAACGAGGGTTGTTGATGAAAAAGGCATGTGAAGGTATTAACGCTGGGATGATGGCACTTTTAGGGCTTGATGATGCCCGTGTGGAAGAGATTACGTGTAAAGAGCGAGAGCTGGGTAAAAAGGTGTGGGCAGCCAACTATAACGGGGATGGGCAAATTGTCATTGCAGGCAATAAAGATGACCTCTCTTCCCTAGAGCCACTCTTTAAAGAAGCGGGTGCTAAAAAAGCAGTTTTACTGCCGATGTCTGTTGCCAGTCATTGTCCTTTGCTCAGTTCAGCCCAAGCCAATTTAGAGGGGTATTTGGAGAAGTGGCTGAAAGATGATTTTGCGATGCCTGTTATTTCTAATGTAACAGCCAAAGCGTATCAAAGCAAAGAAGAGGCAAAACGCTTATTGTCTGAGCAGTTGATTTCTCCTGTAAAATACAAACAATCTATTTTACATGTAGAATCTTCAACCGATATGTTTATAGAATTTGGTGGCAGTGTACTTAAAGGGTTAAATAAACGCATTTCGCAAAAGCCAACCCATAGCATTGTTGATATGAAAAGTTTAGAAGAAGTGCTTGCACTGTTTTAA
- a CDS encoding OmpA family protein, whose amino-acid sequence MGKLALTSLAVAVLVLTGCSQKSPEVDMTKSTADTQSSVDDGMSALQKLIASLEANSKTIYFDFDKYNVRKDQQTNIDANAALFNSAEAKNFSIKVEGNCDEFGTDEYNYALGLKRAKSVKDGLVAKGMNADRLTVVSYGESNPAVNEHNKDAWAKNRRAEFKVLP is encoded by the coding sequence ATGGGTAAATTAGCGTTAACAAGTTTAGCGGTAGCAGTTTTAGTTTTGACTGGTTGTAGTCAAAAAAGTCCAGAGGTTGATATGACTAAATCAACTGCTGATACACAATCAAGTGTTGATGATGGTATGAGTGCTCTTCAAAAATTGATTGCTTCTTTAGAAGCAAATTCTAAAACAATCTATTTTGATTTTGACAAATACAATGTTCGTAAAGATCAACAAACAAATATCGATGCAAATGCTGCATTGTTTAACTCTGCTGAGGCAAAAAACTTTTCAATTAAAGTTGAAGGTAACTGTGACGAATTCGGTACAGATGAGTACAACTATGCGCTTGGTCTTAAAAGAGCAAAAAGTGTTAAAGATGGTTTGGTTGCAAAAGGTATGAATGCTGATAGACTTACAGTTGTAAGTTATGGTGAAAGCAATCCTGCTGTTAACGAGCACAATAAAGATGCTTGGGCAAAAAACAGAAGAGCTGAGTTTAAAGTACTTCCATAA
- the atpD gene encoding F0F1 ATP synthase subunit beta produces MNGLISQIMGPVVDVDFNGYLPKINEAIEVNYEVEGKKQKLILEVAAHLGDNRVRTIAMDMSEGLTRGIEVKALGNPIQVPVGEEVLGRIFNVVGDVIDQGEPVAGKTKWSIHREPPKFEEQSTKSEIFETGIKVVDLLAPYAKGGKVGLFGGAGVGKTVIIMELIHNVAFKHSGYSVFAGVGERTREGNDLYHEMKDSNVLDKVALCYGQMSEPPGARNRIALTGLTMAEYFRDEMGLDVLMFIDNIFRFSQSGAEMSALLGRIPSAVGYQPTLASEMGKFQERITSTKKGSITSVQAVYVPADDLTDPAPATVFAHLDATTVLNRSIAEKGIYPAVDPLDSSSRMLNPEILGAEHYNVSRGVQAVLQKYKDLQDIIAILGMDELSEEDKVTVDRARKIERFLSQPFFVAEVFTGSPGKYVTLEESIAGFKGILEGKYDDLPEAAFYMVGSIEEVIEKAAKLKS; encoded by the coding sequence ATGAATGGATTAATTAGCCAAATCATGGGTCCAGTTGTTGACGTCGATTTTAATGGCTACCTTCCTAAAATCAATGAAGCGATTGAAGTGAATTATGAAGTAGAAGGTAAAAAACAAAAGTTGATTCTTGAAGTAGCAGCACATTTAGGCGACAACCGTGTAAGAACAATTGCTATGGATATGAGCGAGGGCTTAACAAGAGGAATCGAAGTTAAAGCTTTAGGAAATCCTATTCAAGTTCCTGTTGGTGAAGAAGTTTTAGGACGTATTTTTAACGTTGTTGGTGATGTTATTGACCAAGGTGAGCCCGTTGCTGGTAAAACAAAATGGTCAATTCATAGAGAACCACCAAAATTTGAAGAGCAAAGTACAAAATCAGAAATTTTTGAGACAGGTATTAAAGTTGTAGACCTTCTCGCTCCTTACGCAAAGGGTGGTAAAGTTGGGCTTTTCGGTGGTGCTGGTGTAGGTAAAACCGTTATTATTATGGAATTGATTCACAACGTTGCATTTAAGCATAGTGGATACTCTGTCTTTGCTGGTGTTGGTGAGCGAACACGTGAAGGAAATGACCTTTACCATGAAATGAAAGACTCTAATGTTTTGGATAAAGTTGCACTGTGCTATGGTCAGATGAGTGAGCCTCCAGGAGCACGTAACCGTATTGCTCTAACAGGTCTTACAATGGCTGAGTATTTCCGTGATGAAATGGGATTAGATGTATTGATGTTTATTGATAATATTTTCCGTTTCTCACAATCTGGTGCAGAGATGTCAGCACTTCTTGGACGTATTCCTTCAGCGGTAGGTTACCAACCAACCCTTGCAAGCGAAATGGGTAAATTCCAAGAGAGAATTACATCGACCAAAAAAGGTTCAATTACTTCTGTTCAAGCAGTTTATGTCCCAGCGGATGACTTAACAGACCCTGCTCCAGCAACAGTTTTTGCGCACTTAGATGCAACAACAGTACTTAACCGTTCTATTGCAGAAAAAGGTATTTACCCAGCGGTTGATCCATTGGATTCTAGTTCACGTATGCTTAATCCTGAGATTTTAGGTGCTGAACACTACAATGTTTCTCGTGGTGTACAAGCAGTTCTTCAAAAGTATAAAGATTTACAAGATATTATTGCAATTCTTGGTATGGATGAGTTAAGTGAAGAAGATAAAGTAACCGTTGATCGTGCTCGTAAAATCGAACGTTTCTTGTCTCAGCCATTTTTCGTTGCAGAAGTATTTACAGGAAGTCCTGGAAAATATGTTACGCTTGAAGAGTCAATCGCAGGTTTTAAAGGTATCTTAGAAGGTAAATATGATGATTTACCAGAAGCTGCTTTTTATATGGTAGGAAGTATCGAAGAAGTAATTGAGAAAGCTGCAAAATTAAAAAGCTAA
- a CDS encoding Fis family transcriptional regulator, with translation MVADVVDHTNYIAKSRASIEALKSANLLKSVSINALILGERGVGKLTLAQHIVNAPVVDARAFNDLLALIETHSVLIVKNFHEITNYKKLKIALDVYKTRLIATSNMDISDSIVDMFFSLKIVLPPLRERKEDVTPLVEKFTAEARCMFDDTEHDTFSLSIIAPDLSKNAYSLRRSVYNAYLMHSFGEDEVLTMMQNFISNKIGGRNDYRDLLYLFDVPMIQSGYVKFGSQLAISERFGLNRNTLRKKINDYKDRLKID, from the coding sequence ATGGTGGCGGATGTTGTGGATCACACTAATTATATAGCAAAGTCAAGAGCCTCAATTGAGGCTCTTAAATCTGCCAATCTTCTCAAAAGTGTCTCAATTAATGCATTAATCTTAGGTGAACGTGGTGTTGGTAAATTAACACTAGCACAACACATTGTTAATGCTCCTGTTGTAGATGCGAGAGCGTTTAATGATCTCTTAGCTCTCATTGAAACCCATAGTGTTTTGATTGTAAAAAATTTTCACGAAATTACCAATTATAAAAAATTAAAAATTGCATTGGATGTTTACAAAACACGTTTGATTGCAACTTCAAATATGGATATTAGTGACTCCATAGTGGATATGTTTTTTAGTTTAAAAATAGTGCTTCCTCCTTTACGTGAACGCAAAGAGGATGTTACTCCTTTAGTCGAAAAATTTACTGCAGAAGCACGATGTATGTTTGATGATACAGAGCATGATACTTTTTCACTTTCGATAATAGCCCCTGATTTGAGTAAAAATGCTTACTCCTTAAGACGTTCTGTATATAACGCTTACTTAATGCACTCTTTTGGTGAAGATGAAGTTTTAACCATGATGCAAAATTTTATTTCAAATAAAATTGGTGGGCGTAATGATTATCGTGACTTGTTGTACCTTTTTGATGTTCCCATGATTCAAAGTGGATACGTCAAATTTGGATCGCAACTGGCTATTAGTGAACGATTTGGACTCAATAGAAATACACTTCGCAAAAAAATTAACGACTACAAAGATCGATTAAAAATAGATTAA
- the tolB gene encoding Tol-Pal system protein TolB: MIKKMICLMVFALFSYAADATVEIVKKIDVLPKIAVQDASAKNVDMALRQKFFKLLVGDLRVSSHFQVVDEYLQSSYEGGPFENFLSEKKVDSILRFSINSNINTMSANVKFINAKTGATTFEKAYSLNDLKRHPFLAHKIIIDVNDQIGAPSIKWMEQSVIFAKYTGTKKSEIVVSDYTLSYQKVMVAGGLNIFPKWANDQQNAFYYTSYNGAEPTIYHYDLRTGARKSIISSNGMIVCSDVSKDGSKLLLTMAPKDQPDIYLYDVKSRKITKITEYAGIDVNGNFIDNDRRIAFVSDRLGNPDIFAQGIYDKSFEKLVYHGKNKNSISTYDNYIVYSSREADNAFGRNTFNLYLISTNTDYLRQLTAAGENLYPRFANDPDTIMYIKQFGNQSALGIIRLNANKTYHFELKTGKLQSIDW, encoded by the coding sequence ATGATAAAAAAAATGATTTGTTTAATGGTGTTTGCACTGTTTTCGTATGCAGCAGATGCGACGGTTGAGATTGTTAAAAAAATAGATGTTTTACCAAAAATTGCTGTTCAGGATGCAAGTGCTAAAAATGTAGATATGGCATTAAGACAAAAATTTTTCAAACTATTGGTTGGCGATTTACGAGTCAGTAGTCATTTTCAAGTTGTTGATGAATATTTACAAAGTAGTTATGAAGGTGGACCTTTCGAGAATTTTCTTTCTGAAAAAAAAGTTGATTCAATTTTACGTTTTAGCATTAATAGTAATATCAATACGATGTCTGCCAATGTTAAATTTATTAATGCTAAAACAGGTGCAACAACTTTTGAAAAGGCATACTCTTTAAATGATCTCAAGCGACATCCATTCTTGGCACACAAAATTATTATAGATGTCAATGACCAAATAGGAGCTCCCTCTATTAAATGGATGGAGCAGTCTGTGATTTTTGCAAAATATACAGGGACTAAAAAAAGTGAAATTGTTGTTTCAGACTATACGCTTAGTTATCAAAAAGTGATGGTTGCAGGAGGATTAAATATCTTCCCAAAATGGGCAAATGATCAACAAAACGCATTTTATTATACTTCTTATAATGGGGCTGAGCCTACAATTTATCATTATGATTTAAGAACAGGTGCCCGTAAAAGTATTATTTCAAGTAATGGTATGATTGTATGTTCGGATGTTTCCAAAGATGGAAGTAAACTTTTGCTCACTATGGCGCCCAAAGATCAGCCTGATATTTACTTATATGATGTAAAAAGTCGCAAAATTACAAAAATTACAGAATATGCAGGTATTGATGTTAATGGTAATTTTATTGATAATGACAGACGTATTGCATTTGTTTCTGATAGATTAGGTAACCCTGATATCTTTGCTCAAGGTATTTATGATAAAAGTTTCGAAAAACTCGTCTATCATGGAAAAAATAAAAACTCTATTTCAACCTATGATAATTATATTGTTTATTCGAGCAGAGAAGCAGACAATGCCTTTGGACGTAATACGTTCAATCTTTATCTTATTTCTACGAATACAGATTATTTGAGACAATTAACAGCAGCAGGAGAGAATTTATATCCTCGTTTTGCAAATGATCCTGATACAATTATGTATATAAAGCAGTTTGGAAATCAGAGTGCCTTAGGCATTATTCGCTTAAATGCAAACAAAACGTATCATTTTGAGCTAAAAACAGGTAAACTTCAGTCAATTGATTGGTAA